In Cyprinus carpio isolate SPL01 chromosome A14, ASM1834038v1, whole genome shotgun sequence, a single window of DNA contains:
- the LOC109062618 gene encoding motile sperm domain-containing protein 1-like, which produces MQQQQSRQPGLVEGSLPVFVFPTELLFYADEQASHKQVLTLYNPYEFALKFKVLCTAPNKYAVVDATGAVKPQCCVDIVIRHRDVRACHYGVIDKFRLQVSEQSQRKALGRKEVMATLLPSATQEQPQVRPQEEERRMKEQLADRVFFEQTAFQTESRTASGGPSLLTVLLGLVCMAALMLPTLGEQESTVPVYLHLSVNKKLVAAYVLGLLTMVILRT; this is translated from the exons atgcagcagcagcagagccgGCAGCCTGGCCTAGTGGAGGGAAGCCTTCCAGTGTTTGTGTTCCCCACCGAGCTGCTGTTCTACGCAGATGAGCAGGCTTCACATAAGCAGGTGCTCACCCTCTACAACCCTTATGAGTTTGCGCTTAAATTCAAAG TTTTGTGCACAGCACCAAACAAGTATGCCGTGGTGGATGCCACTGGTGCTGTTAAACCACAATGTTGTGTGGATAT CGTGATCCGTCACAGGGACGTGCGGGCCTGTCATTACGGGGTGATTGATAAGTTCCGGCTGCAGGTGTCTGAGCAGAGTCAGAGGAAGGCTTTGGGCAGGAAGGAAGTGATGGCCACTCTGCTGCCCTCCGCCACTCAGGAGCAGCCCCAGGTCCGGCCCCAGGAAGAGGAGCGCAGGATGAAGGAGCAGCTTGCCGACAGAGTGTTCTTTGAGCAGACTGCATTCCAGACAG AGAGCCGTACAGCGTCTGGGGGTCCCAGCCTCCTCACTGTCCTTTTAGGCCTGGTGTGTATGGCGGCCCTTATGCTCCCAACTCTGGGAGAGCAGGAATCCACAGTGCCTGTCTACCTCCACTTAAGTGTTAACAAGAAACTTGTAGCTGCTTATGTTTTAG GTCTTCTCACAATGGTTATTCTGCGCACTTGA